tatcaccaacagtagttctgtaccagtgatatcaccaacagtagttctgtaccagtgatgtcaccaacagtagttCTATACCAGTGATGCCACTAACAGTAGTtctgtaccagtgatgtcaccaacagtagttctgtaccagtgatgtcaccaacagtagttCTGTAACAGTGATATCACCAACAGTAGTTCTGCCAACAGTGATGTCACCAGCAGTAGTtctgtaccagtgatgtcactaatagtagttctgtaccagtgatgtcaccaacagtagctctataccagtgatgtcaccaacagtagttctgtaccagtgatgtcaccaacagtagtaCCGCACTCAGTGATATCACCAACAGTAGTtctgtaccagtgatgtcaccaacagtagttctgtaccagtgatgtcaccaacagtaaTTGCCGTACCAGTGATATCACCAACAGTAAGTTCTGTAACAGTGATATCACCAACAGTAGTTCTGTAAcggtgatgtcaccaacagtagttctgtaccagtgatatcaccaacagtagttctgtaacagtgatatcaccaacagtagttctgtaacagtgatgtcaccaacagtagtaCCGTACCAGTGATATCACCAACAGTAGTtctgtaccagtgatgtcaccaacagtagttctgtaacagtgatatcaccaacagtagttctgtaacagtgatgtcaccaacagtagtaCCGTACCAGTGATATCACCAACAGTAGTTCTGCaccagtgatgtcaccaacagtagtaccgtaccagtgatgtcaccaacagtagttctgtaccagtgatgtcaccaacagtagtaCCGTAtcagtgatgtcaccaacagtagttctgtaccagtgatgtcaccaacagtagttctgtaacagtgatatcaccaacagtagttctgtaacagtgatgtcaccaacagtagttctgtaccagtgatgtcactaacagtagttctgtaccagtgatgtcaccaacagtagcTCTATACCAGTGATGCCACTAACAGTAGTTCTGTACCAGTGATGCCACTAACAGTAGTTCTGTACCAGTGATGCCACTAACAGTAGTTCTGTACCAGTGATGTCATAAATAGTAGTACTGTACCAGTGATGTGAGGTCTCCCTCTATGTTGTCCATGTCCTGGTATCCTCCACTGATGAAGCCTCGGATGTCCTCatagtctgacacacacacacacacacacacacacacacacacacactcagtaatTGGGTATTTACTTCACAATCACTAACACACATCCAATGTACTGTCTATGGTTTGGTCTGTATCGTGTCCCTGTATGAGTCCActatctcctctccctgtcctcaaatacactcacctgctctgaatgTCGGGATACCCTGTCCTCAAacacactcacctgctctgaatgTCGGGATACCCTGTCCTCAAACACACTCACCTGCTCCGAATGTCGGGATACCCTGTCCTCAAACACACTCACCTGCTCCGAATGTCGGGATACCCTGTCCTCAAACACACTCACCTGCTCCGAATGTCGGGATACCCTGTCCTCAAACACACTCACCTGTTCCGAATGTCGGGATACCCTGTCCTCAAacacactcacctgctctgaatgTCGGGATACCCTGTCCTCAAAAACAGTCACCTGCTCTGAATGTCGGGATACCCTGTCCTCAAACACACTCACCTGTTCCGAATGTCGGGATACCCTGTCCTCAAacacactcacctgctctgaatgTCGGGATACCCTGTCCTCAAAAACAGTCACCTGCTCTGAATGTCGGGATACCCTGTCCTCAAACACACTCACCTGCTCCGAATGTCGGGATACCCTGTCCTCAAACACACTCACCTGCTCCGAATGTCGGGATACCCTGTCCTCAAACACACTCACCTGCTCCGAATGTCGGGATACACTCGCTGGCATCGATAAGTCCCACTAACCCGAGAGACCCCCaggacaggtaacacacacgtcCACCACACTGCaagctgaaacacacacacacacacacacacacacacacacacacacaaacatattggTGTTTTTAACCACAGTTGTTGGTCTGATGTCTGTCTGAAGTTGTCGTACCTGAGTCCTGCGGTCTTTAGCAGTGTTGCTATCTGGTCACTGTGACTGTAGGTGACACTATAgactctctcatatcctctcatCATGTCCAGGAGAGCTCtgtagaacacaaacacacagatacacagacaaacacacacagatatacactcagatacacactcagatacacacagatacacacacagatatgcacatatacaaacacagatacacagacagacaaacacagacagacaaacacacagatacacacagatacacacacagatatgcacatatacaaacacagatacacagacagacaaacacagacagacaaacacacacagatacacacagaaacacacacatacagtatacacagatagaaacacacacacacatacacacacaaacatacacaaccagacagacaaacacacacagatacacacacagatacacacacagatacacatacagatacacagacagacaaacacacacagatacacacacagatacacagacagatacacacagagatacacagatacagatacacacacagacagacacacagacagacacacagatacacacacagatacacacgcagatacacacacagatacacatacagatacacagacagacaaacacacacagatacacacacagatacacagatacagatacacacacagacagacacacagacagacacacagatacacacacagatacacacacagatacacatacagatacacagacagacaaacacacacagatacacacacagatacacagacagatacacacacagatacacagatacagatacacacacagacagacacacagatacagtaTACAcagatagaaacacacacacacatacacacacaaacatacacaaccagacagacaaacacacacagatacacacacagatacacacacagatacacacacagatacacagacagatacacacagagatacacagatacagatacacacacagacagacacacagataacacacacacagatacacacgcagatacacacacagacagacacacagacagacacacagataaacacacacagatacacacacagatacaaacagatacacacacgGCTGAAACACAGTTTATGgatgtatttctgtgttttcaATATACTTAACGTGCACGTTTGTGTGTTTGCAGGtgtgagggatgtgtgtgtgtgtgtgtgtttgcaggtgtgagggatgtgtgtgtgtgtggagtttgCAGGtgtgagggatgtgtgtgtgtgtgtttgcaggtgtgagggatgtgtgtgtgtgtgtgtgtttgcaggtgtgagggatgtgtgtgtgtgtgtgttgcaggtgtgagggatgtgtgtgtgtgtgtgtgtttgcaggtgtgagggatgtgtgtgtgtgtgtgttgcaggtgtgagggatgcgtgtgtgtgtgtgtttgcaggtgtgaggcgatgtgtgtgtgtgtgtgtgtttgcaggtgtgagggatgtgtgtgtgtgtgagtttgcaggtgtgagggatgtgtgtgtgtgtgtttgcaggtgtgagggatgtgtgtgtgtgtggtgtgttgcaggtgtgagggatgtgtgtgtgtgtgtggttgcaggtgtgagggatgtgtgtgtgtgtgtgtgtttgcaggtgtgagggatgtgtgtgtgtgtgtggtttgcagGTGTGagggatgcgtgtgtgtgtgtgtgtttgcaggtgtgaggatgtgtgtgtgtgtgtgtgtgtttgcaggtgtgagggatgtgtgtgtgtgtgtgtttgcaggtgtgagggatgtgtgtgtgtgtgtgtgtgcaggtgtgaggatgcgtgtgtgtgtgtgtgtttgcaggtgtgagggagatgtgtgtgtgtgtgtgtttgcaggtgtgagggatgtgtgtgtgtgtgggtgtgtggtgcaggtgtgagggatgtgtgtgtgtgtgtgtgtttgcaggtgtgagggatgtgtgtgtgtgtgtgtgtgtggtgtggcaggtgtgagggatgtgtgtgtgtgtgtgtgtttgcaggtgtgagggatgtgtgtgtgtgtgtgtgttgcaggtgtgagggatgtgtgtgtgtgtgtgtttgcaggtgtgagggatgtgtgtgtgtgtgtgtgttgtgcaggtgtgagggatgtgtgtgtgtgtgtgtttgcaggtgtgaggatgtgtgtgtgtgtgtgtttgcaggtgtgagggatgtgtgtgtgtgtgtgtgttgcaggtgtgagggatgtgtgtgtgtgtgtgtttgcaggtgtgagggatgtgtgtgtgtgtgtgtttgcaggtgtgagggatgtgtgtgtgtgtgtttgcaggtgtgagggatgtgtgtgtgtgtgtgtttgcaggtgtgagggatgtgtgtgtgtgtgtttgcaggtgtgagggatgtgtgtgtgtgtgttgcaggtgtggggatgtgtgtgtgtgtgtttgcaggtgtgagggatgtgtgtgtgtcaggtgtgtttgcaggtgtgagggatgtgtgtgtgtttgtgtttgcaggtgtgagggatgtgtgtgtgtgtgtgtttgcaggtgtgagggatgtgtgtgtgtgtgtgtttgcaggtgatgtgtgtgtgtgtgtgtgtttgcaggtgtgagggatgtgtgtgtgtttgcaggtgtgagggatgtgtgtgtgtgtgtgtgtttgcaggtgtgaggatgtgtgtctgtgtgtgagtgactaAAACCTGCGTGTGGCGTGTGTGTTGGCGAAGGCAGCTGTGTGTGCGGCTGCCAGGATGGTCTCCAGTAGGATCTTGGTGGCACTGCCCCCCTTCATTCTGGAGGAACCACTGATGGCCTCTGGCTACAACACACAGAGGTtaagaggttaggggttaagagGTCAGACGTCCGTTGTCTTTCGTTCAGAAAGCAGGATGGTCGTCTGCGCTGATTTGTCTGATGACTCGTAAACATTCATGGGATTCAAGTAGTCTGGCTACAAATGGTGTTACGTGTCACATAACTAATGTTCTGCAGGAAAGAACACACCTGAAAACATTTCAATCTCCTCCCTTCCTGTTCATCATCAACTACTCTTCTCCTCGCCAATCAATGGCTGTAAATACACTGTATACTCACACTATGCagttcctgttatctcctccctccaccacccctgtctcctccctccaccacacctgtctcctccctccaccacacctgtctcctccctccaccacacctgtctcctccctccaccacccctgtctcctccctccaccacccctgtctcctccctccaccacccctgtctcctccctccatcacccctgtctcctccctccaccacccctgtctcctccctccaccccccctgtctcctccctccaccacccctgtctcctccctccaccacccctgtctcctccctccaccacccctgtctcttccctccaccacacctgtctcctccctccaccacccctgtctcctccctccaccaccactgtctccctccctccaccacccctgtctcctccctccaccacacctgtctcctccctccaccacacctgtctcctccctccaccacccctgtctcctccctccaccacacctgtctcctccctccaccacacctgtctcctccctccaccacccctgtctcctccctccaccacccctgtctcctcccctccatcacccctgtctcctcccttcaccacccctgtctcctccctccaccacccctgtctcctccctccaccacccctgtctcctccctccaccacccctgtctcctcccctccaccacacctgtctcctccctccaccacacctgtctcctccctccaccacccctgtctcctccctccaccacccctgtctcctccctccaccacccctgtctcctcccctccaccaccacctgtctcctccctccaccacacctgtctcctccctccaccacccctgtctcctccctccaccacacctgtctcctccctccaccacacctgtctcctccctccaccacccctgtctccctccctccaccacccctgtctcctccctccaccacccctgtctcctccctccactccacctgtctcctccctccaccacccctgtctcctccctccaccacccctgtctcctccctccaccacccctgtctcctccctccaccacccctgtctcctccctccaccacacctgtctcctccctccaccacacctgtctcctcccctccaccacccctgtctccctccctccaccacccctgtctcctccctccaccacccctgtctcctccctccaccacccgtTTCCtgcctccaccacccctgtctcctccctccaccacccctgtctcctccctccatcacccatgtctcctccctccaccacacctgtctcctccctccaccacccctgtctcctccctccaccacccatgtctcctccctccaccacacctgtctcctccctccaccacccctgtctcctccctccaccacccctgtctcctcacccaccacccctgtctcctccctccatcacccctgtCCCCTGCCTCCACCACCCCTGTTTCCTCCTtccacacctgtctcctccctccaccacacctgtctcctccctccaccacacctgtctactccctccaccacccctgtctcctccctccaccacacctgtctcctccctccaccacacctgtctcctccctccaccacacctgtctcctccctccaccacccctgtctcctccctccaccacccctgtttcctccctccaccacccgtTTCCtgcctccaccacccctgtctcctccctccaccacccctgtctcctccctccatcacccatgtctcctccctccaccacacctgtctcctccctccaccacacctgtctactccctccaccacccctgtctcctccctccaccacccctgtctcctccctccaccacacctgtctcctccctccaccacacctgtctcctccctccaccacccctgtctcctccctccaccacccctgtctcctccctccaccacccctgtctcctccctccaccacccctgtctcctccctccaccacacctgtctcctcccctccaccacacctgtctcctccctccaccacccctgtctcctccctccaccacccctgtctcctccctccaccacccctgtctcctccctccaccacccgtTTCCtgcctccaccacccctgtctcctccctccaccacccctgtctcctccctccatcacccatgtctcctccctccaccacacctgtctcctccctccaccacccctgtctcctccctccaccacccatgtctcctccctccaccacacctgtctcctccctccaccacccctgtctcctccctccaccaccctgtCTCCTCAcccaccacccctgtctcctccctccatacccctGTCCCCTGCCTCCACCACCCCTGTTTCCTCCTtccacacctgtctcctccctccaccacacctgtctcctccctccaccacacctgtctactccctccaccaccctgtctcctccctccaccacacctgtctcctcctccaccacacctgtctcctccctccaccacacctgtctcctccctccaccaccccctgtctcctccctccaccacccctgttccctccctccaccacccgtTTCCtgcctccaccacccctgtctcctccctccaccacccctgtctcctccctccatcacccatgtctcctccctccaccacacctgtctcctccctccaccacacctgtctactccctccaccacccctgtctcctccctccaccaccctgtctcctccctccaccacacctctcctccctccaccacacctgtctcctccctccaccacaccctactcccctccctccaccaccccctgtctcctccctccaccacccctgtctcctccctccatcacccctgtctcctccctccaccaccctgtctcctccctccaccaccccctgtctcctcctcccttccacccctgtctcccctccctccaccacccctgtctccctccctccaccacacctgtctcctccctccaccaccctgtctcctccctccaccacccgtctcctccctcccaccacccctgtctcactccctccaccaccctgtctcctccctccaccacacctgtctcctcccctccaccacacctgtctcctccctccaccaccccctgtctcctccctccaccacccctgtctcctccctccaccacccctgtctccctccctccaccacccatTCCTGCCTCCAccaccccctgtctcctccctccaccacccctgtctcctccctccatcacccatgtctcctccctccaccacacctgtctcctccttccaccacccctgtctcctccctccaccacccatgtctcctccctccaccacacctgtctcctccctccaccacccctgtctcctccctccaccacccctgtctcctcacccaccacccctgtctcctccctccatcacccctgtCCCCTGCCTCCACCACCCCTGTTTCCTCCTtccacacctgtctcctccctccaccacacctgtctcctccctccaccacacctgtctactccctccaccacccctgtctcctccctccaccacacctgtctcctccctccaccacacctgtctcctccctccaccacacctgtctcctccctccaccacccctgtctcctccctccaccacccctgtttcctccctccaccacccgtTTCCtgcctccaccacccctgtctcctccctccaccacccctgtctcctcccctccatcacccatgtctcctccctccaccacacctgtctcctccctccatcacccctgtCCCCTGCCTCCACCACCCCTGTTTCCTCCTTCCacaacctgtctcttccctccaccacccctgtctcctcccttctcatctgCCCTTCTCCCTGTTTTTCCAGGGTCCTTAAGGAGGATTAACTCTGTTCCAAGAAGCAGATACCACCAGGACTCCCACTCCAATACTCCAATACTCTTCATGTCCCCCCTCCGATCTGCAATGAGCAAGCAACATTCCTCCGGAACCATCAAGATCCTTCAACCATCCGGAACCATCAAGGTCCTTCAACCATCCGGAACCATCAAGATCCTTCAACCATCCGGAACCATCAAGATCCTTCAACCATCCGGAACCATCAAGATCCTTCAACCATCCGGAACCATCAAGATTCTTCAACCATCCGGAACCATCAAGATCCTTCAACCATCCGGAACCATCAAGGTCCTTCAACCATCCGGAACCATCAAGGTCCTTCAACCATCCGGAACCATCAAGATCCTTCAACCATCCGGAACCATCAAGGTCCTTCAACCATCCGGAACCATCAAGGTCCTTCAACCATCCGGAACCATCAAGATCCTTCAACCATCCGGAACCATCAAGATCCTTCAACCATCCGGAACCATCAAGGTCCTTCAACCATCCGGAACCATCAAGTTTCTTCAACCATCCGGAACCATCAAGATCCTTCAACCATCCGGAACCATCAAGATCCTTCAACCATCCGGAACCATCAAGATCCTTCAACCATCCGGAACCATCAAGGTCCTTCAACCATCCGGAACCATCAAGATCCTTCAGTCGTCCAGAGTCTTCCTCTCAATCCTGCGACATCATCTCTGACAAAGTCTACCAAGCTGCTCtcattctacaaccacctaacaATCATCAAACTTCATTCCAAGCTTGAACCAACGTCTGCCTGACGTTTTTTCTGCATTCATACCTTGTAACCTTTTCCTGCATGAAACCATCTCAAAAGTATATATGTTGAATGTGTCGTCGGTACCAGTGAGTATGCTGTCATCTCATTGGAGAATTTGACCAACAACAATACATCTGTAGCTAATATTGACGTTTCAGTCCTGAGGAAGTCTTAAAATCTAGATAAGGAGTTTTGTAGTTGTAGGATCAGTATCTAGCTGTCTATGACCTTCTCCCGTAGGCCAAATGTTACAAAGTAGCGAGCCACAGTGCCAACTGTCAAAGTCAGCTACTGGTCCTGGCAACACGTGTTACCCCAACTGCTGGGTTGATGATGAATGCCCTTtgacctctctgctcctccatccTCTGGACCACTTCCCTGAAAGTCAGACTGTAGCCTGGCATGGTCTCCTCCCTAATaaaaacacacatgcacgcacgcgcacgcacacacacacacacacacacacacacacacacacacacacacacacacacacacacacacacacacacacacacacacacacacacacacaaacgcataaAATCTGAGTATAAAATCAGTATTGCCACATATGCTCCTCCCttctcaaacacacatacatgtatgTGGGCACACAAAGCAAAGACGCCCTGACCTGGCCTGTGTGACGGGGTTGAATCCCACCAGTACAGGAGTGTAGATGTCAGGGTGTTTCAGACAAAAGTCCAGCTGTCCTGCTACAAATGGAGCCTAGagggcacactcacacacacaagagTGACACAATGAAGCAGTTGATTGGACAACCGTTGGTGACTGGATCTCTTGATTGGACAGTTGGCAGAGTAACTTACTGACAGGCCACAGGAAATGCCGATGAACAGGACACGCCTCTTTCCTTCACATagctgagcagagagagatgggggtggagccggagcaagagagagagagatgggggtggagccgggcagagagagagagagatgggggtgggccgagagcagagagagagagagagagatgggggtggagccggagcagagagagagagagatgggggtgggccggagcagagagagagagatgggggtggagccggagcagagagagagagagagatgggggtggagccggagcagagagagagagaagatgggggtggagccggagcagagagagagagagagagatgggggtggagccggagacagagagagagagagagagagatgggggtggagccggagcagagagagagagagagagatgggggtggagccggtgcagagagagagagaaatggggggggGAGAAACCTAGATATGAAATTAATTTAATTTGCGTGAATTTAAACATTATCCCCATTTTAGACCACACCCCTCCGCcatccctgacccctgaccttctCCAGTGTGAGCATGCCTAGTTCGGGGTCATCCTCTGATGCCTCCTGGGATGTGAGCAGGGCtctacagaaacacagagagaacaaacaCGACATTAAACACATCAAttaaacacaacattaaacacagAACATTAAATATAAcattaaatacacaacattaaacaCTCAACATTAAACACACAACATTAAATATAAcattaaatacacaacattaaacaCACAACATTAAATATAACATTAAATATACAACATTAAACACAGCATTAAACTCAACATTAAACACAGAACAttaaacacatacagtgccttgtgaaagtattcggcccctttgaactttgcgaccttttgccacatttcaggcttcaaacataaagatataaaactgtattttttgtgaagaatcaacaacaagtgggacacaatcatgaagtggagcgacatttattggatatttcaaactttttaacaaatcaaaaactgaaaaattgggcgtgcaaaattattcagcccctttactttcactgcagcaaactctctccagaagttcagtgaggatctctgaatgatccaatgttgacctaaatgactaatgatgataaatagaagctccgggcagccgagcggaaatggaggaaaactcacctcactgcggacctggcatcctttcctccctcctctcattttcctctctgtctctgctgctaaagcccactttctaccactctaaattcaagcatctgcctctaaccctaggaagctctttgccaccttctcctccctcctgaatcctcctccccctcccccccctcctccctctctgcagatgacttcgtcaaccattttgaaaagaaggtcgacgacatcccgatcctcgtttgctaagtcaaacgacaccgctggttctctcacactgccctaccctgtgctctgacctctttctccccctctctctccagatgaaatctcgcttcttgtgacggccggccgcccagcaacctgcccgcttgaccctatcccctcctctcttctccagaccatttccaagaccttctcccttacctcacctcg
The Oncorhynchus masou masou isolate Uvic2021 unplaced genomic scaffold, UVic_Omas_1.1 unplaced_scaffold_6836, whole genome shotgun sequence DNA segment above includes these coding regions:
- the LOC135536913 gene encoding glucokinase regulatory protein-like yields the protein ALLTSQEASEDDPELGMLTLEKLCEGKRRVLFIGISCGLSAPFVAGQLDFCLKHPDIYTPVLVGFNPVTQAREETMPGYSLTFREVVQRMEEQRGQRAFIINPAVGPEAISGSSRMKGGSATKILLETILAAAHTAAFANTHATRRF